From Polyodon spathula isolate WHYD16114869_AA chromosome 24, ASM1765450v1, whole genome shotgun sequence, one genomic window encodes:
- the LOC121299044 gene encoding G2/mitotic-specific cyclin-B2-like isoform X2, whose amino-acid sequence MAFARRIANAREVDNALLVKAKAPMGTRRPALEEISSNKFATNAPLIKKTERIQAPAVKATRPAGTKPPVNVAPRKQPAAVERVPVSPLPMDVSMKEEELCQAFSDAMLDVDDIDADDAENPQLCSAYVKDIYQYLRQIEVQQSIRARYLEGQEINERMRAILVDWLIQVHSRFQLLQETLYMTIAIIDRFLQVQPVSRKKLQLVGVTAMLVASKYEEMYAPEIGDFVYITDNAFSKSQIREMEMLILKELNFELGRPLPLHFLRRASKAGCADAEKHTLAKYLMELTLLDYDLLHQHPSEIAAAALCLSQNLLDGSKWAIKNKYASSKLMRISAISQLKSPALKALAAPLLANIC is encoded by the exons ATGGCTTTCGCACGGCGCATTGCT AACGCCAGAGAGGTTGATAATGCTCTCCTTGTCAAGGCCAAGGCTCCCATGGGAACTAGGAGGCCTGCCCTGGAAGAGATTTCGAGTAACAAGTTTGCAACGAATGCACCACTCATCAAG AAAACTGAACGCATCCAAGCTCCTGCAGTAAAAGCAACCAGGCCAGCAGGTACCAAGCCGCCTGTTAATGTTGCACCTCGGAAACAACCTGCTGCAGTGGAGAGAGTTCCA GTTTCTCCGCTCCCAATGGATGTCTCCATGAAGGAGGAGGAATTGTGCCAGGCTTTCTCTGATGCCATGCTGGATGTAGATGACATAGATGCTGATGATGCAGAAAACCCCCAGCTCTGTTCAGCATATGTAAAGGATATCTATCAGTACTTAAGGCAAATTGAG GTGCAGCAGTCAATACGTGCCAGGTATCTTGAAGGTCAGGAAATCAATGAGCGTATGCGTGCCATCTTGGTTGATTGGCTGATTCAGGTCCACTCAAGATTCCAGCTGCTGCAGGAAACTCTCTACATGACTATTGCTATAATTGACAGGTTCTTGCAG GTCCAGCCCGTTTCTCGCAAGAAGCTTCAGTTGGTTGGTGTGACGGCCATGTTGGTTGCTTCAAAGTATGAAGAGATGTATGCTCCTGAGATCGGAGACTTTGTCTACATCACAGATAATGCTTTCTCCAAATCTCAAATCCGTGAAATGGAAATGCTCATCCTGAAGGAGCTGAACTTTGAGTTGGGACGTCCACTTCCCCTACACTTTCTCAGGAGGGCTTCGAAGGCTGGCTGT GCTGATGCTGAGAAACACACTCTAGCAAAATACTTGATGGAGCTAACCTTGTTGGACTATGACTTGCTGCACCAACATCCTTCTGAGATAGCAGCTGCTGCCCTTTGCCTGTCGCAGAATCTCTTGGATGGAAGCAAATGg GCTATCAAGAACAAATATGCAAGCAGCAAATTAATGAGAATCAGTGCCATTTCACAACTGAAGTCCCCTGCCCTCAAGGCACTTGCTGCACCACTACTTGCCAACATCTGCTAG
- the LOC121299044 gene encoding G2/mitotic-specific cyclin-B2-like isoform X1: MAFARRIANAREVDNALLVKAKAPMGTRRPALEEISSNKFATNAPLIKKTERIQAPAVKATRPAGTKPPVNVAPRKQPAAVERVPVSPLPMDVSMKEEELCQAFSDAMLDVDDIDADDAENPQLCSAYVKDIYQYLRQIEVQQSIRARYLEGQEINERMRAILVDWLIQVHSRFQLLQETLYMTIAIIDRFLQVQPVSRKKLQLVGVTAMLVASKYEEMYAPEIGDFVYITDNAFSKSQIREMEMLILKELNFELGRPLPLHFLRRASKAGCADAEKHTLAKYLMELTLLDYDLLHQHPSEIAAAALCLSQNLLDGSKWSMAQQCYTGYSEEDLKSIMQHMAKNVVKVNEGLTKHTAIKNKYASSKLMRISAISQLKSPALKALAAPLLANIC; the protein is encoded by the exons ATGGCTTTCGCACGGCGCATTGCT AACGCCAGAGAGGTTGATAATGCTCTCCTTGTCAAGGCCAAGGCTCCCATGGGAACTAGGAGGCCTGCCCTGGAAGAGATTTCGAGTAACAAGTTTGCAACGAATGCACCACTCATCAAG AAAACTGAACGCATCCAAGCTCCTGCAGTAAAAGCAACCAGGCCAGCAGGTACCAAGCCGCCTGTTAATGTTGCACCTCGGAAACAACCTGCTGCAGTGGAGAGAGTTCCA GTTTCTCCGCTCCCAATGGATGTCTCCATGAAGGAGGAGGAATTGTGCCAGGCTTTCTCTGATGCCATGCTGGATGTAGATGACATAGATGCTGATGATGCAGAAAACCCCCAGCTCTGTTCAGCATATGTAAAGGATATCTATCAGTACTTAAGGCAAATTGAG GTGCAGCAGTCAATACGTGCCAGGTATCTTGAAGGTCAGGAAATCAATGAGCGTATGCGTGCCATCTTGGTTGATTGGCTGATTCAGGTCCACTCAAGATTCCAGCTGCTGCAGGAAACTCTCTACATGACTATTGCTATAATTGACAGGTTCTTGCAG GTCCAGCCCGTTTCTCGCAAGAAGCTTCAGTTGGTTGGTGTGACGGCCATGTTGGTTGCTTCAAAGTATGAAGAGATGTATGCTCCTGAGATCGGAGACTTTGTCTACATCACAGATAATGCTTTCTCCAAATCTCAAATCCGTGAAATGGAAATGCTCATCCTGAAGGAGCTGAACTTTGAGTTGGGACGTCCACTTCCCCTACACTTTCTCAGGAGGGCTTCGAAGGCTGGCTGT GCTGATGCTGAGAAACACACTCTAGCAAAATACTTGATGGAGCTAACCTTGTTGGACTATGACTTGCTGCACCAACATCCTTCTGAGATAGCAGCTGCTGCCCTTTGCCTGTCGCAGAATCTCTTGGATGGAAGCAAATGg TCCATGGCTCAGCAGTGCTACACTGGCTATTCGGAAGAGGACCTAAAGTCCATAATGCAGCATATGGCCAAAAATGTGGTGAAAGTTAATGAAGGCTTGACCAAGCACACA GCTATCAAGAACAAATATGCAAGCAGCAAATTAATGAGAATCAGTGCCATTTCACAACTGAAGTCCCCTGCCCTCAAGGCACTTGCTGCACCACTACTTGCCAACATCTGCTAG